A segment of the Panicum hallii strain FIL2 chromosome 1, PHallii_v3.1, whole genome shotgun sequence genome:
CATCACTGCAAATTATATCTTGATGGAATATGATTGATTCAGATACAAAAAACAAAAAGGGTTAATTGGATTGGTGCCATCGCAAATATCCAACTTCGAAGATCTGCCATTACAATTCGTCTATTTGGAATTATGCCATTACAATTCTCCTTCAACCTGAGATGTGCCATTTTATACGTTTTAGATGCTCTTGGACCCACGTATAAGCCACTGTGCAGCTACTCTAATTTGGTATGGACCGAAATGCCCTCAATAATCTCTATCCTTCTCTCACCCTCCACCGTTGTCTCCCTCTGTCCCCAACGGATCATGGCCATGGCCATGGTGGGGTAGCGAAGGTGGAGTTGTTGGGTCAAATGCAGTTGCTGAGGAGGCCCTGGGAGCAATcacggagcggcggcggcagacggCCTTGCATTCGGCTCCACAACCGTAGGAGTCCACCTTGGTGGCGAGAAGCTTGCAGGCCTCGCATTCTTCTGCAGCCACCgcgctccaaccggcctcgcGCTCGTCCGCCGCTACCGCCTCGCTCCCGCCGGCCTCACGCGCatccgcctgcgccgcgccccaGCCCGATCTCGCGTACCTCCAGCTTTGCCGCCTGGCCCCGCGCACGTCCGCCGCTGCCACGCTCCCGGCCGGCCTTGCGCCGTTGCGCGCGTCCGGCGGTGCCACTCTCCCGGCCGGCCTTGTGCGCGTCCAGCTCCGCCACCAAGCCTCGCACATGTTTGCCGTCGTTACGCTCTGGTCCGGCCTCGCGTCTGGCCTCTCACACGTCCGACACTGCCTGCTCGAgcccatccccgccgccgcgctcccgcCGACCACGCGCCACAGCCGTGGCCCACAAGCTAACTGCCATGGTGGACCCCAGCGGCTGCGGAGCTGAAGGAAAAGGCTGTTTTGCTTCCACTATTATCCATACGACCGCCTCCGCGCCTTGACCCCATCAGCTCCACCGCTGCTGCCCAGCCATGGCCATGATCCACTAGTGACGGAGATGGCGCTAGAGCGTGAGAGGGGGCCGGTGCACGGCAGAGCCGGACACTCGGGAGACCGGGGGACAGCGGCGAATGTGGGGTTGTGGGGGAGCACGGCACCAGACGCATGCCAGGTCAAGCTAGAGCTCAGCAGATATGGTGGCGTGGTGTTTGTAGCCTCCATTGAGAACAGATGGATGGGGGAGAAAGGGAGGAGGAAAGATGTGAGTGTGGCCCCCACGCGTAGGTGAGAGGACAGAAGAGATGTAGCAGGGGTATTTTTGTCCATACGAAAATACCAGAGCCTGCATGTGGGCCTAAGTGTAACAAAGACGTATAAAATGTCACATCTCAGGTAGAGGGGGAATTGTAATGGCACATCTCTAAACAGATGAATTGTAATGGCAGATCTCCGAAGTTGGATATTTGCGATGGCACCAATCCAATTAACCCAAACAAAAATGTGAATATACACGCTTGGCATCCTATTATGATCCTAACCCACAAGTACCAAATGAGAAATTAGGATTAACTGGTGCTAGCAAGCAACCCTCCACGACCATCAATGTTTCAACACCAAAAACAGCAATTGACATAAATAAACATGCCTTTCTGTTTGAAAAGGGTTGAGCCCAGCAACGGATTAACAACAAAATAATCTATACGAGTTCTCCAAAAAAATCTAATGAGGATGTCTTTTCACAAAAACCATTAACACATTCGGCGGACCTCCAACAAGTCTACAAACATGCCTGCTCACGCTCACGCTAATAATTAGACAACCGTGAGTCGATGACTACATCTGTCTTCCCAACAAGAAAACCATATTATTACGTCTTGACAGGTAAGATAACAGCAGACACAAAAGGAACTCCGTGGAACGAAAGGGGCGTACCCGGATGAGCAGACTGCGTCGCAACGCCGAGAGGCGACTCCTTCTGCAAAGGAGGAAACAAGATACGCACGTCAGCACGGGCTAATACCCCAAAACCATCAGCTATTCAGCGAAGTTTTAAGCGTAAGGTCATACAACCTTGGTGGTGTAAACCTTGTCCCCCTTCTCGTTGATGTAGTACTGGAGATACATCTTGAATCTACGCGCAGGGGTGAGCCCTAGTAAATCCGAAGAGAATAAATAGTGATTACTCCCGATATCGCTAAGAATCGCAGCAAACGAGAGCAGGAGAGATTGGGGAGGGGTAGCGAAGTTACCAGATGATGGCGGAGGAGCGGAGCGGAGAAGAGGCGAAGCGAGAAGGATTCAGCACGGTaccggcggctagggtttatgagagAACTGGGGGAGGAGAGGGTATAAGAGGCTCAGGGAAGGTGGGCTTTCTGTATTGTGGGGGTCTGCGTAGTTGACGATAAATGAGCCCAATTTGGTGCTTAGATGGGCCTCTGCCACTTTTTGGACGTTTCGTGCCTTGGGCCACGTCCTCTCATTCGAAAAATTTACTATTGCAAAATTCTCGTGGTTCTTTTTCCCGTGCCAATCATGCATAGTTAGTTGAAGTTTTCAAATAAATTAACATAACCTATTACAATTTATTTTACGAAACATGCAAGCTCGAATACATGCACTTATACTCATCTTTATAAATATACACGTGCAACTTGTTACTAATTTATTTACTTATGATATATATGCGTTTGTGTGAAAATGTGAAATGATAGCACAATTATGTAGAACTCATTCCTAAAAGGTGCATAAAAGTAAAAGAAATCCAGGCCAGTACTCAGACTAATTGTGCATCAAAATGCATGCTAAACTTGAGTTGCCGAGTATATAGATGTAAAATGAAAGAGCAGGACACAAGGTGCACTTTCAACACCTTCATATCTTCTTGTCCTCTCATCCTCCTTTGTTTCAAAGGGAGAAAAAAAAACTACATCATTCCCCTAAAAAAAGGTGCTCTAAGCGTGTGTTCGTTTtctagggtctaaagtttagacccatcacattaaagagaattttatcatttagaagtattaaataaaatctaattataaaactttttacacagatgggtgctaattcgcgagacaaatttaatgaacctaattaatctataatttaccacagtgatgctacagtaatcattcgctaatcatggattaatatacctcattagattcgtctcgcgaattagccctgagattctgcaattagttttgtaattagactttatttaatacttctaaataataagattctctttgatgtgacgggtctaaactttagaccctggTAAACGAACACAGTCTTAAGTCGAGCTAAACATGTCATGTCACGGAGACAGGCTACTCGATCGAAGTGGGCTTTAGTTGGTGTTGCATCCTTATCCACCAACACCACATGTACACAATCTCAGTGCACCTCTCGCTCTCACTCTCTAGCCACTACGTGTACCCTCCACGTATAGGCGCCGGCAGCAGCAAGCAGTACAGCACGGGAAAGAACATCTAGTTATAGTAGCTGGGCTATAAAAATTGTAGGCTAGCTGCTAGTAGAAAGCGAGCCCTTGATCCTGCAGCAAAGGGAATAAGCTGGTGTCCCAGCCGCCGCAGGCGCCGCCGTCGACGTCATCCGCCACGTCGTCGAGGTTCCACAGGGTGCCCCACCCCCATGTGGCGCCTTCGTCGAGCTGGGGGTGGTCCCCGGTGGACCCCTCCTCGCTCGCCGacgcgctggcggcggcggcggcgccggggaggaggcaGGAGGAGGACGCCATGGGGCAGCAGAACTGGAACAGTAGGTCGTCCATGTCCTGCTGCAGCATCTGCAGGTCCTCCTCGTGCTGCGCCGCCAGCGAGAcggccggcgacgacgacgccTCCCTGGTGACGGCTCCGTCGTCGTGGTCGTCGCCGgcctgcctctgcctctgctgctggtcctgcccctgctgctgctgcaggagCAGCTGGCTCTGCATCTCGCGGCGCTGCTTGAGGAACCGCGCCCGCGCGCGTTCGATGTTCTTGGACGGCTTGCCCTTCTTGAAGTGCGTCCGCCAGTAGTTCTTGATCTCGTTGTCCGTCCGCCCCGGCAGGCTGCGCGCGATCGTCGACCATCTGTGCATTTATCAGAGCAGAACGTGATCAGCTACTACTGCCGTCCAGTTGTAtgcagaaaaagaaaaaaaaacagcagATTCAGAAGAGATGAGATTTTTACCTGTTTCCCCAGAGGGCGTGCAGCTCGAGTATGACGCTCTCCTCCTGCGGCGTGATCTTGCCTCTCTTGAGGTCGGGCCTCAGGTAGTTCACCCACCGGAGCCGGCAGCTC
Coding sequences within it:
- the LOC112899663 gene encoding transcription factor MYB2-like yields the protein MEGQFGWGREEGGWRKGPWTAQEDKLLVEYVRQHGEGRWNSVAKLTGLKRSGKSCRLRWVNYLRPDLKRGKITPQEESVILELHALWGNRWSTIARSLPGRTDNEIKNYWRTHFKKGKPSKNIERARARFLKQRREMQSQLLLQQQQGQDQQQRQRQAGDDHDDGAVTREASSSPAVSLAAQHEEDLQMLQQDMDDLLFQFCCPMASSSCLLPGAAAAASASASEEGSTGDHPQLDEGATWGWGTLWNLDDVADDVDGGACGGWDTSLFPLLQDQGLAFY
- the LOC112889697 gene encoding H/ACA ribonucleoprotein complex subunit 3-like protein yields the protein MYLQYYINEKGDKVYTTKKESPLGVATQSAHPARFSPDDKYSRQRYLLKKRFGLLPTQKPAPKY